A single window of Thermodesulfobacteriota bacterium DNA harbors:
- a CDS encoding bifunctional riboflavin kinase/FAD synthetase, whose translation MKVIFDPKERIKESTSATIGIFDGVHLGHKSIISLIRKEAAKNDYSSCVVTFFPHPQKVLRGIDKPLIVPLKERLRLLEKEGVDITVCFNFTKAFSKISAKDFVKNYLVEKLNIKSIFVGPDLFFGRNREGNVELLESMGKSFEFETRTVRPVYFEDELISSTAIREFIEDGNVNKAANFLGDCFSVEGNVKEGERRGRELGFPTANLDTDWELLPKKGVYITWAEVNEKKFKSITNVGTRPTFGKNQLLVETHIINFKDDIYGKTIRVSFIDRLRDEKRFANVESLIAQISTDVESAKKVFAELSKKSM comes from the coding sequence ATGAAAGTTATTTTCGACCCTAAGGAAAGGATTAAAGAATCGACTTCTGCAACTATTGGTATATTTGACGGCGTTCATCTTGGTCACAAGAGTATTATCAGTCTTATCAGAAAGGAAGCTGCTAAAAATGACTATAGTTCCTGCGTTGTTACCTTTTTCCCTCATCCACAAAAGGTTCTGCGAGGAATTGATAAGCCTCTTATTGTTCCTCTCAAAGAAAGACTTAGGTTACTAGAAAAAGAGGGAGTTGATATTACGGTTTGCTTTAACTTTACAAAGGCCTTTTCAAAGATATCAGCTAAGGACTTCGTTAAAAACTATTTAGTCGAAAAGCTAAATATCAAAAGTATATTTGTCGGACCCGATTTATTCTTTGGAAGAAACCGCGAAGGGAATGTCGAGCTGCTGGAATCTATGGGGAAGTCATTCGAATTTGAAACCAGAACTGTTAGGCCGGTTTATTTCGAGGATGAATTGATAAGCAGCACAGCAATCAGGGAGTTTATCGAAGATGGGAACGTTAATAAGGCAGCTAATTTCCTTGGAGACTGCTTCAGCGTCGAAGGAAATGTAAAAGAAGGTGAAAGAAGGGGGAGAGAGCTTGGATTCCCGACTGCTAATCTGGATACCGATTGGGAACTACTACCTAAGAAAGGAGTTTACATAACCTGGGCGGAAGTAAACGAAAAAAAATTTAAAAGCATAACGAACGTCGGCACTCGACCAACTTTTGGAAAGAATCAGCTACTTGTAGAAACACACATAATCAACTTCAAAGACGACATCTATGGAAAAACAATTAGGGTTTCATTCATTGACAGGCTTCGAGACGAGAAGCGATTCGCTAATGTTGAATCACTCATCGCTCAAATCTCGACCGATGTTGAAAGCGCGAAAAAGGTATTTGCAGAGCTCAGTAAAAAAAGTATGTAA